CCGCGTCTGACGCCTGATCGACGGGTCAGGGCAGGTCGTTGGCGCGGCGGATGACGGTGACCAGGTCGTCGATGATGCCGGTGAGGGCGAAGTCCTTCGGGGTGAAGACCCGGGCCACCCCGGCAGCCCGGAGCGTGTCCGCGTCGCCGGCGGGGATGATGCCGCCCACCACCACCGGCAGGTCCGCCCGGCCGGCGGCGCGCAGCCCGTCGAGCACCGCCGGCACGGCGGCCAGGTGCGACCCGGAGAGCACGGACAGCCCGACCAGGTCGACGTCCTCCTCGACGGCGGCGGCGACGATCTGCCCCGCCGTCAGCCGGATGCCCTGGTAGACAACCTCGAACCCGGCGTCGCGGGCGCGTACAGCGATCTGCTCGGCGCCGTTGGAGTGCCCGTCCAGGCCGGGTTTGCCGACCAGCAGCCGCAGCCGGCCGCTGCCCAGCTCGCGGGCGGTGGCGGCGACCCGCTCGCGGACGGCGGCCAGGCCCGGGTCGCCGCCGCTGCCGGTGGCGCCGGCCAGGCCGGTCGGTGCGCGATACTCGCCGAAGACCTGGCGCAGCGCGCCGGACCACTCGCCGGTGGTCACCCCGGCCCGCACGCACTCCAGGGTGGCCGGCATCAGGTTGGTGGTGGTCGCGGCGTCCGCGCGGAGCCGGGCGAGGGCCGCGTCGACGGCGGCCGTGTCCCGGTCGGCCCGCCATCGGCGTACGCCCTCGGTGGCGGCCGCCTCGACCGCGGGGTCGACCTGCTCGACGGCTTCCGCGCCGGCGGCGGTCAGCGGGGAGGATTCGGTTTCGGTGTACCGGTTGACCCCGACCACCACGTCGGCACCGGACTCCATCCGCCTGCGGCGTTCGGCCAGCGACCCGACCAGCGCGCTCTTGAGGTAGCCGGTCTCCACGGCGGCGACCACGCCGCCCAGCTCCAGCACCTTGTCCAGCTCGACCCGCGCGCCGGTGACGATCTCGGCGACCAGCGCGGTCATCACGTGCGAGCCGGCGAAGAGGTCGGGATATTCGAGCAGATCCGACTCGTACGCCAGGACCTGCTGCATCCGCAACGACCACTGCTGGTCCCAGGGGCGGGGCAGGCCCAGCGCCTCGTTCCAGGCGGGCAGCTGCACCGCGCGGGCCCGGGCGTCGCGGGACATCGTCACGCCGAGCATCTCCAGCACGATGCGCTGAATGTTGTTTTCCGGCTGCGCCTCGGTGAGGCCCAGCGAGTTGACCTGCACGCCGTAGCGGAACCGACGTTGCCTGGCCTCGGTGACCCCGTACCGGTCCCGGGTGATCTCGTCCCAGAGCACGCCGAACGCGCGCATCTTGGCGATCTCCTCGACGAAACGCACCCCGGCGTTGACGAAGAACGAGATCCGCTGGACCACGTCGCCCATCCGCTCGGCCGGCACCTGGCCGGAGTCACGGACCGCATCGAGGACGGCGACCGCGGTGGCCAGCGCGAAGCCGACCTCCTGCACGGGCGTGGCCCCGGCCTCCTGGAGGTGGTACGAGCAGATGTTGACCGGGTTCCACCGGGGCATCTCCCGCAGCGTGTACGCCACCACGTCGGCGGTGAGCCGCAGGGACGCCGCTGGCGGGAAGATGTACGTGCCCCGGGACAGGTACTCCTTGATGATGTCGTTCTGGGTGGTGCCCGAGCAGCGGGCCAGCTCGGCGCCCTGCTCCGTCGCCACGGTGCCGTAGAGAGCGAGCAGCCACATCGCCGGGGCGTTGATGGTCATCGAGGTGTTCGTGTCGGCGAGCGGGATGCCGTCGAAGAGCGCCCGCATGTCGCCGAGGTGCGCCACCGGCACGCCCACCCGGCCGACCTCGCCGGAGGCCAGCTCGTGGTCCGGGTCGTACCCGGTCTGGGTGGGCAGGTCGAAGGCGACCGACAGGCCGGTCTGCCCCTTCGCCAGGTTGCGTCGGAAGAGGGCGTTGCTCGCGGTCGCCGACGAGTGGCCGGCGTAGGTACGCATCACCCACGGGCGGTCCCGCTCGGGCAGCCGTCCCGGAAATGCCGTCTCGTCCATGGCCGGAGTTTAAGTTACCGCCCAGTAAAAGGGGCTGTGGAAAACCACACAGGTCCATGTCGGGGACATCCGGGTGCGAAGTACCCGCTGTGGCGCGCACCGCCACACCCCGGGCACCGGGCCAGCAGGGTCAGGACGCACACTGGACGGCATGGATGACGAGCTGGCCATCTCCGTCCGAGGGCTGCGCAAGGCGTACGGCGACAACGTGGCGGTGGCGGGCGTGGACCTCGACGTGCGCCGCGGTGAGGTGTTCGCGTTGCTCGGCCCGAACGGTGCCGGCAAGACCACCACGGTGGAGATCCTGGAGGGCTACCGGCACCGGGATGCCGGCGAGGTCTTCGTGCTCGGCGCGGACCCGGCCCACCCGGACGCCGACTGGCGCTCCCGTGTCGGCATCGTGCTCCAGGGCACCGGCGAGTTCGACGAGCTGACCGTGGCCGAGGTGATCCGGCACTTCTCCGGCTTCTACCCCGCCGCCGACGACCCGGACAAGGTGATCGAGCGGGTCGGGTTGGGCGCCAAGGCGAAGGCCCGTACGCACACCCTCTCCGGCGGGCAGAAGCGCCGCCTGGACGTGGCGCTGGGCATCATCGGTCGCCCCGAGTTGCTCTTCCTCGACGAGCCGACCACCGGCTTCGACCCGGAGGCCCGCCGCGAGTTCTGGGAACTGATTCGCGACCTCGCCGCGGCCGGCACCACCATCGTGCTGACCACGCACTACCTGGACGAGGCGGAGGCGCTCGCCGACCGCGTCGGTGTGATCGCCGGTGGCCGGCTGGTCGAGGTGGCTGCCCCGAACCGGCTGGGCAACCGGCAGGAGGCCCTCGCGACGGTCTCCTGGCGTACCCCGGACGGGACACTGGAGAGCGCGCAGAGCGCGACGCCGACGGCCCTCGTGGCCGACCTGGCCGCGCGCCACGGCGGCGAGGTCCCCGGCCTCACGGTGACCCGGCCGACCCTGGAGGACGTCTACCTCACCATGATCGGACACGCGCGATGACCACCACGACAAGGCCGGCGACGCCGGCCACCGCGACCCGCAGCCGTCGACACGGTGCCGGCGCGCTCGCGCTGCGCCAGGGCCGGCTGGAGATCACCCAGTTCCTGCGCAGCCGGGAGTCAGTGGTCTTCACCATGGGCTTCCCGATCATCATGATCCTGATCTTCGCGTCGATCTTCAGCGGGGAGATCGGTGGCGGGGTCAAGTACACCCAGTACTTCATCACCGGCATGATCGCGACCGGCCTGATGACGGTGAGCTTCCAGAACCTGGGCATCTGGATCCCGATCGAGCGGGACCGGGGGGTGCTCAAGCGCTACCGGGGCACGCCGATGCCGAAGTGGGTCTGGTTCGCCGGCAAGGTGATCATGGTGGTGGCGATCGGCATCGCCGAGACCGCGCTGCTGCTGGCCGTCGCGGTGGCGCTGTTCGATCTCGACCTGCCGGGCACCGCCGGGAAGTGGTTGACCTTCGGCTGGGTCTCCGGGCTCGGGGTGACCGCCTGCACCCTGTGCGGCATCGCCATCTCGTCGCTGGCCCGCACGGCACGCAGCGGCTCGGCGGTGGTCACCCCGGTCGCCCTGGTGCTCCAGTTCATCTCCGGGGTGTTCTTCGTCTTCACCGACCTGCCCACCTGGATGCAGCAGGTGGCGGCGCTTTTCCCGCTCAAGTGGATGTGCCAGGGGCTGCGGTCGGTCTTCCTGCCCGACGGCTTCGGCGCCCAGGAACCGGGCGGCTCGTTCGAGCTGGGCCGGGTCGCGCTGGTGCTGGCCCTGTGGTGCGTCATCGGCGTGGTGCTCTGCATGACCACCTTCCGCTGGACCACCAAGCGCGACGGCTGAGCGGCAGGCTCGACCCCCCGGCGCCGCCGGTCGGACGGCCCCGCTCAGCCGCCGGCGGCGAGCGCGGCGCCGAGCGGTGTACGCCAGTAGAGCACCTCGCGCCCGGACCGCCGTTTGCTGACGGCGCCCGCGTCGAGCAGCACCCGCAGGTGATCACTCACAGTCCCGAGGGACAGCCCGGTCACCACCACCAGCTGGGAGGTGCTCAGCGGCGCGTCCAGCCTGGCCAGGATGCTGGCCCGGTTCGCGCCGATCAACCGGGCCAGGCCGTCGGGTGCCGGTGAGGCGGGGTCCATCAGGATCCCGCGCGCTGGGTAGACCATCCCGAACCGGGTGGGCGCGTCCCACACCACCCAACCACGGCGGCAGTGCGCCGGCACGAACACCAGCTGCTCGGCCTCGTCCAGCGACAGCGGCGGCTCGGAGTAGTCGTTGATCTGGAGGCGGCCATCGCCCAGCCAGCGCATGTTGCGGTTGAGATCGGCGATCACCCCCGCCCAGCCTCCCGCGCTCAGCGCGGTGGTACGGGCGACGATGTCCGCCCGCAACCGGCGTTCCCGCTCCGGCCACTCCGGTTCGACGGTGTGCGTCCAGACCCAGTTGAGCAGCTCCACCACCTGACCGGTGAGGCCGTCCGCCAGCAGTTCGGGCGCGAGCGACTCCGGGCGGGTGACCCGCAGGTCGGCCCGGACCTGTTCGTCGGACAACCGTCCGACGGCCGCCAGCTCGGCCGGGAACGTCGGTTCCGGCGAGGCCGGCGCGATGGTGAAGAAGTCGGCGACCCACCGGGAATTGAACGACGCGGGCAGCAGCGCCCGGGCCACCGGCCGGGCGGCGAGCATCCGCTGGAACGCGTCGACGTGCGGACCACGCCAGGCCCACTGCCAGGGCGTACGCGGGTTGTACAGCGCGCGCAGCGCGGCGACCGTGTCGACCATCGGCGAGACCGTGAAGCGGCTGCGCGCGAGCAGATCCGACGGCACCTGCCAGACGCCCAAGTTTCGCCTCCAGACGTAACTCTATGGAACGCAGCCGACGCCCCACACGCTCGTGCCGTGAGAACGTACACAGACCTGTTCGCCGCCCGCGAGTTTCGCAACCTGTTCCTCGCCAATTGCGCGGGGATCGCCGCGCACACCACGTCGGCGTTGGCGCTGGGCGCGTTGACCTACGCGTCGACCGGCTCGGCGCTGATCACCGCGCTGAGCATGTTCGGCGCACCGCTGGCCGGTGTGCTCGGCAGCCTGACGTTGCTGTCGGCCGCCGACAGCCTGCCGCCCCGCCGCGCACTGACCCTGGCCGCGGTGCTGGTCGCGGCCGGAGCGGCGGTGCAGGCCGTACCCGGGGTGCCACTGTGGACCCGCTTCGCGATCATCTTCGTCAGCGGATACGTCGGCTCGATCACCGGTGGGGCGAGGTGGGCACTGCTCACCGACATCCTGCCGGCCAACACCTACGTACTGGCCCGGGCCACCATGAACACGAGCGTCGGGGTGATGCAGATCGCCGGGTTCGGGCTGGCCGGCGCCCTGCTCGTCTGGCTGAGCCCGGAGCAGGTGTTCCTGCTCGCCGCGGTGCTTCGGGCGGTGGCCGCCGCGGTGGGCTGGTTCGGGCTGGCCGAACGCCCGGTCCGGGCCACCGAGCGGACGACGATCGCGCGCACCCTGCGGGTGAACAGGGAACTCTGGGCGGACCGTGGTCGCCGGTCGCTCTTTTTGAACCTGTGGGTGCCCGGTGGTCTGATCGTCGGGTGCGAGGCGCTCTTCATTCCGTACGCCGGTGATCGCGCGGGCTTCCTCTTCGCCGCCGCCGCCCTCGGCATGCTGATCGGCGACGTGGTGGTCGGGCGGTTCCTGAGCGCGGCCCGCCGGGAGCGGTGGGTTCCCGCCCTGCGGTTGCTGCTCGCCGTCCCCTACCTGGTCTTCCTGCTGTCGCCGCCGCTACCGCTGGCCATCGTCGTCGCACTGGTCGCCTCGATCGGCTTCGCCGGCGGGCTGCCGTTGCAGGAGCGGCTGATCGCCCGCTCGCCATCCGAGGCC
This portion of the Micromonospora zamorensis genome encodes:
- a CDS encoding ArsR/SmtB family transcription factor, translated to MGVWQVPSDLLARSRFTVSPMVDTVAALRALYNPRTPWQWAWRGPHVDAFQRMLAARPVARALLPASFNSRWVADFFTIAPASPEPTFPAELAAVGRLSDEQVRADLRVTRPESLAPELLADGLTGQVVELLNWVWTHTVEPEWPERERRLRADIVARTTALSAGGWAGVIADLNRNMRWLGDGRLQINDYSEPPLSLDEAEQLVFVPAHCRRGWVVWDAPTRFGMVYPARGILMDPASPAPDGLARLIGANRASILARLDAPLSTSQLVVVTGLSLGTVSDHLRVLLDAGAVSKRRSGREVLYWRTPLGAALAAGG
- a CDS encoding ABC transporter permease translates to MTTTTRPATPATATRSRRHGAGALALRQGRLEITQFLRSRESVVFTMGFPIIMILIFASIFSGEIGGGVKYTQYFITGMIATGLMTVSFQNLGIWIPIERDRGVLKRYRGTPMPKWVWFAGKVIMVVAIGIAETALLLAVAVALFDLDLPGTAGKWLTFGWVSGLGVTACTLCGIAISSLARTARSGSAVVTPVALVLQFISGVFFVFTDLPTWMQQVAALFPLKWMCQGLRSVFLPDGFGAQEPGGSFELGRVALVLALWCVIGVVLCMTTFRWTTKRDG
- a CDS encoding MFS transporter, coding for MRTYTDLFAAREFRNLFLANCAGIAAHTTSALALGALTYASTGSALITALSMFGAPLAGVLGSLTLLSAADSLPPRRALTLAAVLVAAGAAVQAVPGVPLWTRFAIIFVSGYVGSITGGARWALLTDILPANTYVLARATMNTSVGVMQIAGFGLAGALLVWLSPEQVFLLAAVLRAVAAAVGWFGLAERPVRATERTTIARTLRVNRELWADRGRRSLFLNLWVPGGLIVGCEALFIPYAGDRAGFLFAAAALGMLIGDVVVGRFLSAARRERWVPALRLLLAVPYLVFLLSPPLPLAIVVALVASIGFAGGLPLQERLIARSPSEARGQVLGLHQNGMLAGQALCAVLAGAIADLVPTYQAVALLAGASLAATVALTSGLRRTAPAPVAATKRDG
- a CDS encoding protein meaA, producing MDETAFPGRLPERDRPWVMRTYAGHSSATASNALFRRNLAKGQTGLSVAFDLPTQTGYDPDHELASGEVGRVGVPVAHLGDMRALFDGIPLADTNTSMTINAPAMWLLALYGTVATEQGAELARCSGTTQNDIIKEYLSRGTYIFPPAASLRLTADVVAYTLREMPRWNPVNICSYHLQEAGATPVQEVGFALATAVAVLDAVRDSGQVPAERMGDVVQRISFFVNAGVRFVEEIAKMRAFGVLWDEITRDRYGVTEARQRRFRYGVQVNSLGLTEAQPENNIQRIVLEMLGVTMSRDARARAVQLPAWNEALGLPRPWDQQWSLRMQQVLAYESDLLEYPDLFAGSHVMTALVAEIVTGARVELDKVLELGGVVAAVETGYLKSALVGSLAERRRRMESGADVVVGVNRYTETESSPLTAAGAEAVEQVDPAVEAAATEGVRRWRADRDTAAVDAALARLRADAATTTNLMPATLECVRAGVTTGEWSGALRQVFGEYRAPTGLAGATGSGGDPGLAAVRERVAATARELGSGRLRLLVGKPGLDGHSNGAEQIAVRARDAGFEVVYQGIRLTAGQIVAAAVEEDVDLVGLSVLSGSHLAAVPAVLDGLRAAGRADLPVVVGGIIPAGDADTLRAAGVARVFTPKDFALTGIIDDLVTVIRRANDLP
- a CDS encoding ABC transporter ATP-binding protein produces the protein MDDELAISVRGLRKAYGDNVAVAGVDLDVRRGEVFALLGPNGAGKTTTVEILEGYRHRDAGEVFVLGADPAHPDADWRSRVGIVLQGTGEFDELTVAEVIRHFSGFYPAADDPDKVIERVGLGAKAKARTHTLSGGQKRRLDVALGIIGRPELLFLDEPTTGFDPEARREFWELIRDLAAAGTTIVLTTHYLDEAEALADRVGVIAGGRLVEVAAPNRLGNRQEALATVSWRTPDGTLESAQSATPTALVADLAARHGGEVPGLTVTRPTLEDVYLTMIGHAR